The genomic interval GCCCGGCGGCACCTGCACCCGCTCGCCCGCGCAGCCGGGCTGCGAGGTGGTGCCCGACCAGGTGAGCGTGAATGCCGCCTGCTCACCGCCTTTCAGCGCCCGCACCTCGGCGGGGCCGCCCGGGTCGCAGTCCGTGCTGGACCACATCCGGCGCTGGCCGTCCAGCGACTGCACCGTGACCTGCTGCAGCCCCGAGCCCATGTCGCGCTGGCAGACAGTGGTGGAGATGTTGGTGACCACGATGCCGAATACCGGCTGTTCACCGGTCTTGTAATCAGGCTGGGCCACGGTCACTTTCACCGCCAGCGACTGGTCCGGGCAGGAGACCGGCGAACCGCTGGCGGTGGCGTTGGTCGTGGCCGTCGACGGCGACGTGCTGGATTCGGCCGCGCCGGTCGAACTCTGGGCGGGCGCGCTCGTGACCGACGAGCTCGCCGCGACAGGGGCGGCGCTCTTGTCGTCGCCACCCCCGCGCAGCAGCATGATCGCCAGCCAGATCACCAGCGCGAGGACTACGACCAGGGCCGCGATGGCGAGTAAGCGGCGGCGCCAGTAGATTTCCGGCGGCAGCGGTCCATTCGGTTCCAGCACGCAACAACGGTAAGCGCACGGTCGGGCACGCCCCGTTCAGCGGCACGGCGTGTCGGTCTCAGGGCACCTCGCCGATATTGCCCACGGCACTGTGCAACTTGGCCTTGCCGTCCTGCAGCTTGTAGGTGACGCAGGCGATGGCGAGCTCGCCGGAGGCCACGCGCTGCGAGATGGTCATCGAGCGCTGCATCAGCAACCTGCTGGTTTCCACGACGTGGCGGGCCTCCAACTCGTCCACGCCGGTCAGGCCCTCGCGACGGCCGATGAGGATCGACGGGGTGACCTTCTCCACGACGCTGCGGATGAACCCGCCGGGGACGTTGCCGCCGTCGAGCGCGTCGATGGTCGCGCGCACCGCGCCGCAGCTGTCGTGGCCGAGCACCACGATCAACGGCACGTCCAGCACCTCGACGCCGTATTCGATGGATCCCAGCACCGAGGAGTCCACCACGTGGCCGGCGGTGCGGACCACGAACATATCGCCGAGACCCTGGTCGAAGATGATCTCCGCCGCGACTCGGGAATCGCCGCAGCCGAACAGGATCGCGGTCGGGTGCTGGCCGCTCACGAGCGTGGCCCGGCGGTCCGCGCCCTGGCTAGGATGCTCCAACGTGCCGTTGACGAACCTGTCGTTGCCCTCGCGAAGGGACTTCCAGGCACTGATCGGGTTGGTATGAGGCATGTGTCCTATTTTCCACAGCGGGATCGCTACCGGCGAGTCCGTGAAGTTACAGCGTGGCAAATACGGCCCCAACGGCGGCGGACACGCCGAGTGAGAGTGCGGCACCGGACGCCGGGCGGTCCGGGGATCGAAGGGAAATTCGCGCGCGTGAGCATCGACACCCATGCCCTGATCGACTGGTACGACGAGACCGCGCGGGATCTGCCGTGGCGGCGGCCGGGCGTGACCGCGTGGCAGATCCTGATGAGCGAGATCATGCTGCAGCAGACGCCGGTGGTGCGGGTGGAACCGGTGTGGCGGGAATGGGTGGCGCGCTGGCCGGTGCCGTCGGCGATGGCCGCCGCGTCGCAGGGCGAGGTGCTGCGCGCGTGGGGCAAGCTCGGCTACCCGCGGCGGGCGCTGCGCCTGCACGAGTGCGCGCGGGTGCTGGCCGCCGAGCACGGCGACGAGGTGCCCGACGACGTGGACGTGCTGCTGGGTTTGCCGGGCATCGGCGCGTACACGGCGCGCGCGGTGGCCTGCTTCGCCTACGGGCAGCGAGTTCCCGTGGTGGACACCAACGTTCGGCGCGTGGTGGCCCGCGCGGTACACGGTCGGGCGGAGGCGGGTAACCCCGCCGCCCGCGACCTGGCCGACACCGAGGTCCTGCTGCCCGCGCACATCGGCCGCGCGGCGCGGTTCTCGGCCGCGCTGATGGAACTCGGCGCGACCGTCTGCACGGCCCGCAACCCCGACTGCTCCCGCTGCCCCCTGCCCACCTGCGCCTGGGTCACGGCCGGCCGCCCCGCCTCGGACGTGGTGCGCCGCACCCAGAAGTACGACGGCACCGACCGCCAGGCCCGCGGCCGCCTGCTCGACGTCCTGCGCGCCGCCTCCGGCCCGGTCGAACGCGTCGCCCTGGACCTCGCGTGGACCCGCGACCCCGGCCAGCGCGACCGCGCCCTGGACTCCCTACTCCTCGACGGCCTGATCGAGCAAACCCGCGACGGCTTGTTCGCCCTCCCCGGCGAAAGCGGCACGAACTAACCGCCACACCACGTCAGGTCACAGCGCTCTGTTATCCATCAGGCACCGAAGCCCCACCCCTGCCCTTCCCACAGTTCCATTCCCTGCCTTCCCGGAGCCCGTCCCTGTCTTCCCGGAGCCCGTCCCTGTCTTCCCGGAGCCCGTCCCTGTCTTCCCGGAGCCCGTCCCCGTCTTCCCAGAGCCCCGTTCCCTGTCTTCGCAGAGTCCTGGTTCCTGTCTTCGCAGAGTCCTGGTTCCTGTTTGCCCCGGAGTCTTGGTTCCTGTCTGCCCCGGAGTCTCGTTTCCTGTCTTCGCAGGGCCCCGTTCCATGTCTTCGCGAAGCCCCGTTTCCTGTCTTCCCGCAGCCCCGTTTCCTGTCTTCCCGCAGCCCTGTTCCCTGTCTCCCGGAGCCTGTTCGCTGTCTTCCCGTTCGCTGTCTTCGCGAAGTTCCAATTCCCTGTCTTCCCCGCGCCCTGCGCGGGGAAGACAGGGCGGGTCAGGCGGGCGCGGGTGCCGGGGTGGGGCGGCGGGTGCGGGCGCCGACGAGGCGGCAGATCAGGTAGATCGCGAAGGAGATGGCGGTGACGAAGGTGGAGACCGGGACACCGGGAGCCAGGGAGAGCAGGATGCCGCCGACGGCGGAGATCTCGGCGAAGACGATGGCCAGGACCGTGGCGCGCGCCGGACTGGCGGTGACGCGCGCGGCCGCCGCGGCGGGCGTGATCAACAGCGAGAGCACCAGCAGCGCACCGACGATCTGCACCCCGAACGCCGCCGTGATGCCCAGCAGCACCGCGAACACCACCGACAGCGCCCGCACCGGAACACCGCGCGCCATCGCCACCTCCGGATCGGTGCTGGCGAACAGCAACGGCCGATAGACGAAGGCCAGCACCGCGAGCACCGCCGCCGAGCACACCGCGAGCGTGGTCAGGCCGCCGTTGCCCACGCTGACCACCTGCCCGGTGAGCAGCGAGAACTTCGACCCCGCCCGGCTGGGACCGAGCCACAGGAACAGTACCGACAACCCCAGCCCGAACGACAGCACCACCGCGATCACCGAATCACGTTCGCGCGCTTTGGAACCCAGCAGGCCGAACAGCACCGCCGCCACCACCGACCCGGCAATGGCGCCGGCGCCCACGCCGATGCCCGCCAGCAGCGCGGCCGCCGCGCCGGTCAGCGACAGCTCGCTGGTGCCGTGCACCGCGAACGACATCTGCCGGCTCACGATCAGCGGTCCGATGGCGCCGGCGAGCAGGCCGAGCAGCGCCGCCGCCAGCACCGCCTGCTGTACGAAGTCGTAGGACAGCAGGTTCGCGGTGGTGTGGAAGTCGAGCATCTTCGAGAAGACGTCGGAGAGCTTGTCGATCACGCGCGTGTCTCCGCCGGGGTGTCGGCGTGGCAGTGGCCGCCCGCGACGCCCAGCGCGTCCATGGTGTCGCCGGTGCCGACGACCACCAGGCGGCCGCGCACCCGCAGCACGTCCACCTCGGTGCGGTACAGCTCCGAGAGCACCTCGGAGGTCATCACCTCGTCGGGCGTGCCGATCCGGAACTTGCCGTCGACCAGGTACAGCACCCGATCCACCAGGGGGAGAATCGGATTGATCTCGTGGGTCACGAAAAGCACCGCGGTGTCGTGGGCGCGGCGGCGTGCGTCGATGAGTTCGGACACCAGCCGCTGGTTCGCCAGATCGAGACTCAGCAGCGGCTCGTCGCACAGCAGCACCCGCGGATCGCCCACCAGCGCCTGCGCCACCCGCAGCCGCTGCTGCTCACCACCGGACAGCGACTCCAGCGGCGCGTGCGCGAAGCGCTCGGCACCGACCCGCGCGACGGCATCGGCCACCCGCCGCCGTCGTTCCCCGCGCCCGCGCAGCCCCAGACCCCAGCGATGCCCGTCGACCCCCAGCCCGACCAGGTCGACGCCGCGCAACTGCACCCCGGCATCGATCGTCTTCTGCTGCGGGATGTACCCGATGTGCGGATTGCCCACGCGCGCAGGCGAACCCGCGACCTCCACCGTCCCGGCGCTGGGCGCCAGCTGCCCGAGCAACATCCGCAACAGCGAGGTCTTCCCGGATCCGTTCGGCCCCAGCACCGCGACGAACTCACCCGGCGCGACCTCGAGATCGAGCCCCTCCCACAACGTCCGCTCCCCGAACGCCAGCCGCGCTCCCCGCAGCCGCACCGCCGCATCCTGATCGGCGAGTGCCCGGCCGCGGCCCGCGAGAGTGGTTGCCGCCGAGCCCGTCTCGCCGGCGGCCGTCCCGGCGGCGGCCCTCTCCTCGTCGTCGCGCCTGTCCACCCCGGTGGGTGCAACCGTTTCGCTCAGCCGGACCTTCCCCGCCATCGGAGCTCCCGTCGTCAGCCCAGCGCCTTGGCCAGCGCTTGCGCGTTCGCCGTCTGCCACTGCACGTAGTCGGTGCCCGCGGGCAGGGTTTCGGTCACCTCGACCACCGGCACCCCGGCGGCCTTCGCGGTCGCGGCGATGTCCTCGGTGGTCTTGTCCTCGGTCTGCACGTTGTAGAGCAGCGCCCGGACCTGCTTGCCGGTCAACAGATCCCGCACGGCGGCCACGTCGGCGGGCGCCGGGTCGGTGCCCTGCTCGACGGCCTCCTCGAAGGCGTGCGGGGTGCGATCGTCGGCGTCGGCGGCCTGCAGCAGATAGTGCGCCAGCGGCTCGGTCTGCAACACCGGGGACTTCGGGTGCTCGGCCGCGATCTTCGCGGTGACGGCGCTGATCTCCTTCAGCTTGCCGCGGAAGGCCTCGGCGCGCTCGGTGTAGGCCTGCGCGTGGTCCTGGTCGGCCGCGCCCAGTTCGGTGGCGATCTTCGCGGCCACCGCGTCGACGGTGTGCACGTCGTACCAGACGTGTTCGTTCTCGTCGGTTCCGGACTTCAGTTCGAACGCGTTGATGGTCGGTTTGCCACG from Nocardia wallacei carries:
- a CDS encoding A/G-specific adenine glycosylase, with amino-acid sequence MSIDTHALIDWYDETARDLPWRRPGVTAWQILMSEIMLQQTPVVRVEPVWREWVARWPVPSAMAAASQGEVLRAWGKLGYPRRALRLHECARVLAAEHGDEVPDDVDVLLGLPGIGAYTARAVACFAYGQRVPVVDTNVRRVVARAVHGRAEAGNPAARDLADTEVLLPAHIGRAARFSAALMELGATVCTARNPDCSRCPLPTCAWVTAGRPASDVVRRTQKYDGTDRQARGRLLDVLRAASGPVERVALDLAWTRDPGQRDRALDSLLLDGLIEQTRDGLFALPGESGTN
- a CDS encoding carbonic anhydrase, giving the protein MPHTNPISAWKSLREGNDRFVNGTLEHPSQGADRRATLVSGQHPTAILFGCGDSRVAAEIIFDQGLGDMFVVRTAGHVVDSSVLGSIEYGVEVLDVPLIVVLGHDSCGAVRATIDALDGGNVPGGFIRSVVEKVTPSILIGRREGLTGVDELEARHVVETSRLLMQRSMTISQRVASGELAIACVTYKLQDGKAKLHSAVGNIGEVP
- a CDS encoding metal ABC transporter solute-binding protein, Zn/Mn family; protein product: MGVAAAAGLTACGNSSNDSDKLTVVASTDVWGSIAAAIAGPDVEVKSIIDSPTEDPHEYQTSPTDAADIRDAALVIVNGGHYDEFAEKAAQGRGKPTINAFELKSGTDENEHVWYDVHTVDAVAAKIATELGAADQDHAQAYTERAEAFRGKLKEISAVTAKIAAEHPKSPVLQTEPLAHYLLQAADADDRTPHAFEEAVEQGTDPAPADVAAVRDLLTGKQVRALLYNVQTEDKTTEDIAATAKAAGVPVVEVTETLPAGTDYVQWQTANAQALAKALG
- a CDS encoding metal ABC transporter ATP-binding protein is translated as MAGKVRLSETVAPTGVDRRDDEERAAAGTAAGETGSAATTLAGRGRALADQDAAVRLRGARLAFGERTLWEGLDLEVAPGEFVAVLGPNGSGKTSLLRMLLGQLAPSAGTVEVAGSPARVGNPHIGYIPQQKTIDAGVQLRGVDLVGLGVDGHRWGLGLRGRGERRRRVADAVARVGAERFAHAPLESLSGGEQQRLRVAQALVGDPRVLLCDEPLLSLDLANQRLVSELIDARRRAHDTAVLFVTHEINPILPLVDRVLYLVDGKFRIGTPDEVMTSEVLSELYRTEVDVLRVRGRLVVVGTGDTMDALGVAGGHCHADTPAETRA
- a CDS encoding metal ABC transporter permease; amino-acid sequence: MLDFHTTANLLSYDFVQQAVLAAALLGLLAGAIGPLIVSRQMSFAVHGTSELSLTGAAAALLAGIGVGAGAIAGSVVAAVLFGLLGSKARERDSVIAVVLSFGLGLSVLFLWLGPSRAGSKFSLLTGQVVSVGNGGLTTLAVCSAAVLAVLAFVYRPLLFASTDPEVAMARGVPVRALSVVFAVLLGITAAFGVQIVGALLVLSLLITPAAAAARVTASPARATVLAIVFAEISAVGGILLSLAPGVPVSTFVTAISFAIYLICRLVGARTRRPTPAPAPA